The genomic region taatcaattaatattaaattttttattatataattatgttatttaaccttattttataaatagtaATTAACAAAAGTTTCATATATAAAGTTACTAAGCATagagataaaatattattgtataataaatatattaaaatttaaaatttaattaatttttagcataaaaatttcaattatataatataaatattattaaaaatagtattcaatcataaaattattttatacgattttaaagtaaaaatgattttataggattttaaattaaattaatatcataaatttttatacaaaataatatcatatattaaattaattttatagtgtTGAAATTTTTTACATGTGAATAAATTACATAAGATTTGTTTCTCATACTTGTTtccttttattataataaaaaaattaattatttataattatcttgATTAAAACATatgtgataataataattaatttattcaaatttcaaatatgaaggtatattttttctaattaccttaattatattaaaattatttttatgaattaaaaaatggaaaagaaatatttacaattatttccatcaaatgcataatattttctttctgacttgttgtttactataaagaaaatctaagataaagataaaacaaataaatatttgtaaattttgttaGATACACATGTTCTAATCTTGATAAAagatatacatattttaatgtgggataaaaaataatttggagATCAATTTATTAGATATAATTAGATCATATTATTTCgttagataaatttaaaatttattagataatatttaattataattgattaatttaaaattgattagataatattttgttaaatttgattagatgagtacaaaactaataatagcctttcaaattgatttggcTCAAAGTGaggaaaaatacattttaaaagataaagtacACTTACAAATCGTTAATTGgagattataattaatttaaaatttgggtTAGTTACTTTTTGGTACATATAAAACacggaaattttaattttggtactgacaattttttttaaatacctaATGGAATGTTACATTATTAAGttcaaatcatttaaaaattgttgacttaacaaacaaataattttcaagGCAtgtaccttttaaaaaaaattcaaattttgagttTGGACCCTAAAAAAAGTTTGACCAAACTCATAAAACTTTTTGAAAGACTTTTTTTAGGTATTAAAAAcagaaattggaaaaaaaatgatgatttaaaaaaaaaaatctttttttatggCAAGGTTCATAACAATTGTCTATGTAACATGTCACCTCACATGTTTACATGAATGTCACCTCATTGTTTAATgacaatgattaaaaataaaacaacaaatttatgaaaaataaggtTGGATGAAATATTTTTGAGAGACTAAAAGTGAAATCCATATAaaattagggactaaaaagttaattaatccaataaaaatttgtcgagtacaaaataaaaaaaataaatttaggtaccaaaatatataaaagtgggaagaaaaacaaaacttttaCTTTATTAGAGAccaacaacaatttttttatggagACTAAACtcaaaatttgatcatatatatatatatatatatatatatatatatataaaggttattttttccttttttttatttgtatgaatTGAATATACTTAGAATAACTTGCACTCATTCAACTGAGATATATCCTttagtcatttttttctttttttttaaaattcctttgataaattttttaaaaaacgcaGAAATGAGTAAATCGTGATTTCAAAGTGtgactttaaataaaaattcaatttttgaaataagatttttttaaaaaaatttatagtagCAACCTTTATTCAATTCCATTGCAACGTAATTGGAAATATAGTGTGGCATACACGAGAAAACATGAGGGCTAGGATTATTAACAAATGTCCTAGCTAGAGAATGATGCACCTCATTTGCACGTCTTCTAACAAAcagaattttatatataaggaGAGGTAAAATAGGAGTATAGGACTGTGGTATAGGATAACTTAATTGGCGACGGAGCATAGTTTCAATGTGTTctattcactttttattttatcacgTGTTATAATCTGTTAAATGGATTCAAGGATAAACATGGCTGAGGAGCCTTGGTACAGTGTATGGTAAGATTTTAAACTTGGAGGGTCAATAAATTGTGGTTGTTGTCATCAGATGAAAGGTAAAGAGTAAATTCCCTGCGCTACATGTATCGCACTCTCCGAAACTGAATTCCCCATCCTTAACCACATTTATGGAGTATTGAAACAAAAGAAGTAAAATGTTGCTGATGTAAAAAGCTGAGATATTGCAGCATACAAAAAACTATATCCGTGTTGCTTCAATGCTATTGACCCctaaaatttatgaataaaaaacagaacacatgagtttatctcttttgctTTAGCTTTCaaaccaattaaaataaatatttgttgacACTTATCAAACCAATCAAGCTAAAATTTAATAGTTGTTGGTGATGGCACCTGAGTGATGCAGAATGATGAGGCAAGAGTTAGACTCAAGATGTGTGTTAGACACATTTTTCTtaagaatttatatataatgcCCAGTTGGTCTGATTTCATGCGAGATCTTTGTCTCTTGCTAGCTAGTTTAACCCATCTTATCTCTTGTagatatataaactttttgagAAAGGCTAAACTACTCAATGTGAGATTTGGAACTTTTGAAATACTTCACAAGACACAACAATCCCCCACATATTTCAAAAGGTTTTaaaagggaaattttttttaaaaaaaatattttaaaaggataaaaagagaaaaaacaaagtttttggTTAGGATATAATGTTTCGGCTTGGTGTAGCAAGTTATATGAACCAATCCTAAATTGATGGAATGTAATGCATAGCATAAGTGGGTGTAGCAAGCTATATAAATCAAAAACGCTTTATATATGTTAGTGGTTTACTAATCACATTACACCCCCACAATTCTTATCGTTATTTTGCGCTAATAGGTCATGCGCGCGTTTGGTACTCATGAATGCTCTAAAGATTTTGCCATAATCTCATACAAGCAGTCTCACTTGACACTTATATAGGTGATTTCATATCGTGTATATTGCAAATCATACACCACCCATAAGGgatataaaaatcattaaaaacttTATATGTTGTCAAGCTTTCTCTCAATCACATAAAGTTTAACCTCTCATTAATGCAATGTATCTAACACTTTCTTACACCATAGGAATggactaaaattatttaattttagtgcTAGCAGAACTAACAAGTGACTTGTTCTTACCCATATGAACCTTCTTCATGGGATCTCCAATTACAAAGGTTGTTTGTTTCAAGTGACTTAAGTCTCATTTCCCTCAATGTTTCGTATATTAGTTTCTTTCCTAAGGGTTTCGTTAGAGGATCTGTCTAATTTCCTTCTAACTTCACATAGTCAATGGTAATTGTTCCATCCTTTAGGAATTGTTTTACCACGTTATGTCTCAATTTTATATGTCTATTCTTTTTCCATTAAAGGTTTTGTTTTTCGCGATGGTCATCACTAATTGGTTATCACAGTACATTGACACTGACAGGGTTGGTTTCATTCCCAAAGGAACATAggctaataattttttcaaccaCTTAGCCTTACTATCAGCCAACTCTAGAGCTACAAACTTTGATTCCATAGTTTATCTTGCAATTATGGACTATTTTGTTGATCTTCATGCAATCGCACCACCACCAAGTGTGAGCACATAACTACTAGTGGATTTTGTCTCATCTAAATTGGAGATCCAATTAACATCACTATAACCTTCTAGTACAACAGGAAATCTACTATACTCAATACCATAGTCTTCATCAGAATTATAAGTATATTTACTCAATCTGCCTATTACATATGCAATTTCTGGTCTTAAAAAGTTCATTAGATGCAGTAGACTCCCAATAATTTGGGCATACTGAGTTTGGTCAACATAGtctcctctgttttttttttttcaattgtgaGTTAGCATAAGGAGTACTCACTAGATTAAGGTCATAGTAACCAAACCTAACCTCTTAAAAAATTTCTCAACATAATGTCCTTGGGATAGTATGATAATGTTATCTTTgtattgtaaaatttaattaagttacGGAAATCAAATTCCGATGTAATTGCTTAAAGACGAATGAAGGAAACGCTTCGAAAACAAGTaggatatgtaaaaaaatttgagaaacttgattatgcaattgaaagaacttattttatttaagaatgtTGTTTTCGATAACTTTATTAACACGTGGGATTGGAAAGTGCTGGAAAGTAAAGTATTTTCGACAAATCAAAGTACCATCGGTTGCGGAGAAGTTATATAAAGACAATCACTAATATTAGATCAATGTATTTAGAAATATTGTAATACACGTGTTGAAATCATGTAATTTGactattattattgtaaatctataaataaaactacTAATTGCTAATTTCAGGAGGTTAATACACAATCATTTAATTCCTCAAAATACCAACATACCTACATTGAAATTGACTAAGGTTCAGCAGGTCATTGTATATGTATTCTATCATTTTTATGaattcatatttgtttattttattatacatttataaatcttttactttttccaatctccatttcttttcaaaatcttACTTTTCTAatccctattttttttattattatcaaaattacttaaaaactaattattgaATCGAAAATACTTTTATCAAAAGTTATTCTATTATCTTATGAATTACAACCtaattataactaaaatgaatatatttatcaaaattattatcgtaatttgcattaaatattaaacaattatCTATTAAGTTAAAAATGATGAACTTGCTTATTTGACCAAAAAGAATTCATAATCAAAAATAGATTCTATGTCACTTTTAAACacttatttgttaataaaaccATTCAGTGAAAATTCCTTTACtatcttgaaaatattttcctttcGAGGAATAAATACAATTTACATGATTAACAAATTGACACACCCGGTGGGACTAGTTTGCCAAAATTTCGATCTTAAGAACAAGTCATAATGAAAATTGCATATTGTTAAGAAGTGGtagaataacaaataatagtTGGAGAAATCATAGAAATAACAACAATGATAACAATAATGCTACAAACACTTCCACCAAAAATTCTACATAAATTCAAATCCTTGTGACCTTGCAGTGTCACAAGTTCAAATCCTACATACTGCCTCTCTATTGGCAGATGTTAGACTGCATACACATATGATAGGAGGGGCTCTTGGCCCAAAATAAAATGGTCCAAGGACTATATAGGATAgagttaaaattatattttataattgtagtttttattttacttgtttTAGAATAATATGAATTTGGCATTTGGATAATTATTATCCATTGATATCATTTAAGACTGTATAAATATACTCATCTTTACCTATTATAATCAATGAATGAAATATCTGAAGTTTTATCTTATTCTCTTTAGTCTTTTATATAGCTTTAGTAGTAATCTTTAGGTTATTTGCAGTAGATATAGAAAATTGCTATATATCAACATACCCTCCCTAAACCTCACTAGGCGGCAGCCTTGTGCACTGGGTCaccctttttatttaaaagaaaatgatgatgtTATCTGCTCCTAGATTTTGGTTGAAACGCTATAGTTGATCGTTTCAAAGACTTAGGATTTTCATTATTTCTAAATATTAATTCTGGGCATTTCCTTTTCACAGTGTAATGCTTATAAATCCATTATGTCTTCTGCAGGTAATTGTCCATCAGAAGATGTTCTTGCTCTCTATTGCTTGTCACATGCAGATATATTCAGGTTTGAAAACtgtattttgttctttcttgAAGATTTTACTCTGAGTATAGCTAGCATCTTTTCACTGTTATTTTTCTGTTACCTTTTGTTggtataactttttatatatatttttttatcattggtgTGCATGTAAATTCTTTTAGGTCTAAAAAAGTTATTGAGCTTGGTTCTGGCTACGGCTTGGCTGGATTTGTTATTGCAGCTGCTAAGGAGGCAACGGAGGTTGTAATCTCAGATGGAAATTCACAAGTAGTAGATTGTATCCTTTTGGTATAGTTATATGTATGATAATAGTTTTGAACTTATGAATTTAATTGTATTCTAAAGAGTTCAATATCTTTGCCAAAAATGAATGTGAAGGTACCATAGTGCCTTCTGggtataaatttaaacaaatttatttttccttttaaacttTCTTCACGATTTAAAGGTCAGTTGTTATATGTAAAATCTAATGTTAATTTGATAATGCCTGTGATGCGATCATTAGTTGAAGAGAAATGCTAGGAACACACTCTCCTTTAATggctgaaatttattgaaaatgacaaaatttgGTGGGTCTCAGATCATATTTGAAGGAGTGTGTTCCTAGCACTCCTCTTAGTGGATATGTTTCTTCCCTAAACATTGTTTAAACTCATTTTGGAAAAGTGTTTATTCACTCGAGTGTGATACTTCCTGTTAACATGGCAGATAGAATGGTTAGTGAGAAATGAACTTGGTAAGAGGTTTTGAATGTTGTACCAAAGAGTGGAAGTTGACAAATCAGATGACTTAGGTAGCAATTTTGTGATATTTTGTTGTGCTCCTCTATAGATGTATATATCCTACTCTTGAAATGGAAGTAATTGTCCAAGAGTATGCACAGTTATTATGAATCTCAATTGTCagtttttttgctttctttatgtaaaggaaaaaatatcacTTAAATTAGATATTGCAAAAGCAAAGCTAGTATGTCACAACCTTGACAAACAGGTTGGAAAGTGATAGAAAACTTGGTGTGGGTTTTCTTATTCCTGTGCAGTTAATTGCTAGCTTAgttttttaagaaggaaaaaatttctgttattacTAAGAGTAGTGACTggcttttctttgtcttttgatTAGGGAAGATGAACTTTTTCTAGGAGGGGGCACAAACAGATGTTTTGCTTTGCTATGTAATAAACAACATTCTGAATTTTCAGTAATGGCAATAACTTGCTAGTATAATAACCATTATTAAATGGTTCATTTGAATCTATGGTGACCAATGGTTGTTTACGCCCAAAATGTTCAGAGATGCATTCCAAGGGATAGAAGAACGGAAGTGGAAGGAAAGGTAGAGGAACAAGGATGTGCCAAGGAAGTCAGGGAACTTTCCCACGGCAGCAGCTGTAGATAGATGAAGGCTGCTGGAGGGAGAGAAGGGCTAGGAACACAATAGACCATTagggatggaaagtgcaaaatGCATAACATTTTCAGTGACTTCAAATTGGATGTTTGCAATGAACAGTGGCTAGTTTTGTGCCAATGAACAGTAGCTAGTTTTGTGCCAATGAACAGtagcaatgataaaaaaaaagagcaatgaACAGTGGCTAGTTTTGTGCCTGTTCAATTACTTATGTTATTTTCTGACTCATgcatcataatatttttattacttaataatataatttgaagTTTATGCATAGTGATCAAACCCTAAACAAATTTCAATCTAAAATAACGAGCTGAATAATCATATCATCTTGTACTGTGCACCAGGAAAAGTTCCTTGCCACATACCTAACCATACCACGAACCATGTAACACTGATAAAAACCTTAAATCCAGAACTGATGCGTAATCTTGTGGTTTAGTTGTGGTATTTATTAAATTCAGACCGGATGCATTATCTTACATATAAGTCTGGTTTTTATATAATGcatttagaaaatttaaataatgcaGGAAAATTACCACAAAATATATCTTATGAAACTTATTTCCATTTTCAGTGACTTCAAATTGGATGTTTGCTAGATTGGTTCATGGTAGTATTTGTTGCAGTGTTATATTGCTTTATCATGCATCAAGATAAATTTGAAAACTACTATGCAGATAGTATTGTTTCATTTAAGAATTTTTCAATATCTTGTTCTATTAAAAGAGGCATGCAGGAAGAAGCTTTTGGGATATATGTTATTTTGGCACATTGCATCTAAATATCACTATATAGGTGCAACAGTAAAAACATTTATAGAAGTTAAGTTTCTGAAATAAGTTAAAATCCACTTATGTCCTTCAACTTTTATAAAAgttctcatttaatttttccaaaagttgattttaacttatgcataagttaattttaatttagaggAGAAAACTTAATTCATtctcctttcttattttctttttctataagtatttatttagtatttgttgagaagtttattcaaacaaCACTATTGGAAGTACATATTTAAGTATCAACAACTATCAACTTATAGATATTACTTTTTTCAAAGAACCATAGTAGTCTGTTGGTATTACTCCCTGCTTGTGTGTTTCAGCATCATTTACTCTGTTTTTGGATTGAACACTACTTGTTTAACGTTTCTCACTTTGCACTTAATGTGAAGTttgctttttccttttttctttctcattgtaATCAGCACAATAACTAAGGCTCttcctttcaaaataaaattgcttGCAACAATATCCCTTTTGAGAATATactgttattaaatattttctagtTGATTGGGATTGCTCTTCCATGACCATCAGATACTCAGCGTAACATTGAAGCTAACTCTGGAGCATTTGAAGATACAGTTGTAAAGTCTATGACTCTTCACTGGAATCAGGAAGATAATTCTAATGTTGCAGACACATTTGATATCAACATTGCAATTGATTGGTAAGATGTTTGATATTTGGACTATTTCATACCTGGTTTGAATGCATTTTTCCATCCTTAGATGAAAAATACTATTTGCAGTTCTTGTGATATAGCTGTAAGCCTGAAACTGCTTATTGGAAAATATCATTTCCTGCCAATAGCATTTTTCTATCCCTTTATAATTTGGATAAAGATCAGTTCAGAGAAAGGATTCAGCTTGAGGTAGTAGTCATGAGATACAATCTCTCATTTATCTGGTTGGAgcttttacacacacacacatataataaACAAACTTCTGCATTCATGTACGTCAGTTGGCAAATGCTgttaattttctttgttttctttagtTAACTTTTTATCAGCTTCAATTTTCAAGTTGGGTATATGTtcagatatttatatttattcttcaAGTTGGCAAAAGGAAGTTATATCTTGTACGAGATGCATCAGCAGATTCACATGCATGCAGCTTGACTTgctttttgttttggtctttatGCTTGTCTTATCTTTATATTACGACACTGATTGTGTCATTTTGACAGCACTTTCTTTAAGGATTTCCACAGAGACCTTGCTCGTATTGTCAAACATTTATTATCAAAAGCAGGATCTTCTGAGGCTATATTTTTAAGTCCCAAAAGAGGCTACTCATTGGACCTGTTCTTGGAGGTGGCCAAGGAAAATGGCTTGCATTTCAGCGTAATGGAGAACTATGACAAAGAAGTTTGGAAACGTCACGAGGGATTCTTGAATGAAGATAGGGACTCTTGGCTCAGTTATGACAAAGGCCACCACTATCCTCTCTTAATCAGAATTACCCTTTGAAATTTCTTTCAGACATTCTCCCGTGGCCTCTTTCTATTGTTGGTTGACCCTTGCTAGACAAAGTTCAAACCTATTCCGGGACAGGAATTGTCCTAATACAGACACTTACCAATTGCATGCTTTCGTTGcgtcatatattattttgttgggGTCACATATTCAGTAGACAGCACTCTTCTCAGCCACGAAGGCTCAAACGAATATGTATGCAGTGATTCACCACTAAAGTGAAGATTAATACTAAAAGCACCCCAGATAAGaaaaaccttttctttttttggctaATCCACTTGATCATAGCagctaaaagaaggaaaaaaagtaattaaaagttCTGCGTCTGATAATAGTATGTGTTAGTAGTGATCAAAATGTTTGCTTTACTGTGCCCCATATATGATTAAAAATGGCAGGTTAGATGAATCATGTGTGGGTTTGTTGAGGTTTTATTATCTGTAATGGTATCTAGGATTTGCTATTGGTTTTTGCACTTcaacttttgacaaaaaaaaaaaaaagcttcctTATCTTCGTTGAAGCATCATACTTATAAGTGTAAAGCTTTTAGATGAGCAGTCCATTGGGAAAACAAAGCAACTCCACCAGTGGAATGAAGCTGCACTGTGTGAAAAGCTAGCAATTGGTTCGATTAAACTAGAATTTAATCCAAGTGGATTCATGCTCTCGCTTTTTCTCTTGGTTGTAACAGTAATGGGATGTGCTTTTGTAGTGAGATTATGTATGTACATGACACGGGATTCTTAGCTATTACGGAAGCAACTATTAGTATTAATTTCCATTTGTTGCTTTGTCAATTGGACTTGACTGAATGTCTCCTTGGACCCTTGTCAAATTTTCATACTGCTTTCTAAAAAAGGATGATCTTGTAGATAAAAGAGTGGGAGCCAGAGACAAGCCTCATACAGTTCTGAGTCGGTTATAATAGTTTATACCAGGTGCTATTTTAATCAATGTAAAAACAAGGTTTCCAAATTATTTAATCAAAGGCTTCCCTATCCTACTACCAAATATGTAAATCAACTGACATGAGATTATTTCAgttttattgaaagaaaaattttgttatttataataatattatccaaatcaaataggATTGACTTCAACTGTGGATACATgtggtttagaaaaaaaaaaaaagactttccTACCCAGCCTTCCTTCTGGGATATTGTAATTAatgctaaattatttttattttagacaaaattttggATTCAAATTTTTGTGGATACAAAAAACTATGACCTTAAATTTTAACgatttcataattatttatggTAGAATTAACTTATCTGATAAACATGTCAAGCACTGAAATATTAATTCTCACATATAAAACGAAAATGATTTAGTTTCACATCAAGGAACTGTAAACTACTAACGACCTTTCAGTTTTGAACTTTAGGATTGTTTTTAATGTCTTCATGGCTAGTATAAAATGGGGTATAAAGTATACATTCAGAAAAATGACCGCCGAAAGTAGACAATTTTTTGTTGCAAATTGAACTTCGGTGTTAGAATAGAGTATTGAGATGGAGGTATTTGGGCAGATTAGATATACAATGCATTGCCTACCTCATATTTTCTTAGGTTCTCACATCTCACTCTTAAAGTTACACAAGTCTtgcctgaaaaaaaaaacggttCACAAGCCTCCATTAACACTTATGCCCTGTTTGGGAGGGGTGAATCAAAATAGAAAGAATGAGTGAAAATAGAtgagaaataaatattattaatttttataataattattttagaaattatatctaaaataatttttaattgattgataatataCAATTATTTACACTTTACATTGACATGAAAACTAAACTCATGATATTTGTTCACATTATCTTTCGTGTGTATAAATATTAAGGAAAAGTTGAAATTGGAAAGTAAACCACAGTGAGGAGTGGACTTTAATTGTCATCTTATCTTGGCCTAAAAGTGAGTTGATTTCTTTCCTTTGTACTGTATTGTTCATCTTCTTTCACACAAACCCCAAGTTGATGAAAGAATCAGTTTTCCTCCAAGTTGAATGcatctttatttcttttaagaTAACTAAATTTCACGTCTGAAATGTTTCTACGtagtacatataaaaaaaaccccCACCAAATTAAAGCATTTTTCTATTATCTTTCATTTGAACATATTTATTGTACCACAACAAAAAAGTAGAAGAATGTTTACATGTGGgatcaatgaattttatatttatctgaCGTATAATTGACTTTACCCATTATGATCACTCTATCTCACAATAAGATGCATAATATGCTTAGATTACCAAAATGTGTCCCTTTATTTGTGTTGCATTCacatataaaaaaagagaaaataaagtatGTGAAACTTTTGCTAAGCTTATTTTGATCAGACCATCATTAATGACGAAAGCAAGGGAAAATTATTGACATTACTGACATTTCAAAGTAGCTTACAATTAAAGAAGTACGAAACGATCGAACAGGAGCTTTTCTTTGTCACCATGATATTCAATTTGTCAATTCTGTTTCAT from Glycine soja cultivar W05 chromosome 16, ASM419377v2, whole genome shotgun sequence harbors:
- the LOC114389922 gene encoding calmodulin-lysine N-methyltransferase-like — translated: MVITNWLSQYIDTDRCNAYKSIMSSAGNCPSEDVLALYCLSHADIFRSKKVIELGSGYGLAGFVIAAAKEATEVVISDGNSQVVDYTQRNIEANSGAFEDTVVKSMTLHWNQEDNSNVADTFDINIAIDCTFFKDFHRDLARIVKHLLSKAGSSEAIFLSPKRGYSLDLFLEVAKENGLHFSVMENYDKEVWKRHEGFLNEDRDSWLSYDKGHHYPLLIRITL